In a single window of the Pseudomonas sp. B21-015 genome:
- a CDS encoding chaperone modulator CbpM has product MSDPVIVLLDLAEFCEATELSDVHVIEIVEHGILEPQGALPKDWRFTDYELALAKRAAKLRRDLELEWEGVALALDLLEEVRQLRAENRMLRQRLGRLLIE; this is encoded by the coding sequence ATGAGCGACCCCGTGATCGTTCTATTGGACCTGGCAGAATTTTGCGAGGCGACCGAACTGTCGGACGTGCACGTGATCGAGATCGTCGAACACGGCATCCTTGAACCTCAGGGAGCCTTGCCCAAGGATTGGCGCTTCACCGATTATGAGCTGGCACTGGCCAAGCGCGCCGCCAAGCTGCGGCGCGATCTGGAGCTGGAATGGGAAGGCGTTGCCCTGGCGCTGGACCTGCTTGAAGAGGTCCGGCAACTGCGGGCCGAGAACCGCATGCTCAGGCAGCGGTTGGGGCGGCTGCTGATCGAATAA